The proteins below are encoded in one region of Oncorhynchus masou masou isolate Uvic2021 chromosome 15, UVic_Omas_1.1, whole genome shotgun sequence:
- the LOC135555769 gene encoding all-trans-retinol 13,14-reductase-like, with the protein MWIIVAIICAALAALLYKYVFRTFGPNPFDIDTREPLKPLVTQKEKNKVLKQGFLASKVPEKLDAIVIGSGIGGLGVAVLLAKVGKRVLVLEQHDRAGGCCHTFTEKGFEFDVGIHYIGDLLEHKPFRCMLDQLTNGQLQWEPLDNPFDQVVLGPPGNRRTYPIYSGRNRFPDELKKFFPGEEAAIDEYMRLVKKAGHKIWFLGLLKLIPVPLAKFLVYTGLANRLSFFFRMASRSVTEVVNELTKNNDLRVIFSYIFGTYGNMPKDASFSMHSLMVCHYLTGAWYPIGGASEIAYHMIPIVEKAGGAVLVRAPVNRILFNDNKEAIGVSVMKGQEEIHVHVPMVISNAGIFNTYKQLLPKELQDMPAIQKQLGMMKNGAGGLSIFLGLTGTKEDLGLKADNYWIFTEHNMDELVETYLKGNREESAKSVPILFVASPSAKDPTWEERSPGKSTLSLVSFANYEWFEEWKDDKVTNRGTDYKELKQIFCDSILEVVMSVFPKITRDKVEFIEAGTPITNTHYIGAPKGEIYGADHGTARFSAECNATVRPQTPLKNLYLTGQDVFVCGFAGALAGALTCGSVILNRNLHLDAISLAKKTKRVDTKKLK; encoded by the exons ATGTGGATCATTGTAGCAATAATTTGTGCTGCTCTAGCTGCATTACTATACAAATATGTGTTCCGTACATTCGGACCAAATCCTTTCGATATCGACACTCGTGAGCCGCTTAAACCACTGGTCACTCAAAAGGAGAAAAACAAAGTTCTGAAGCAGG GTTTCTTGGCCAGTAAAGTACCTGAGAAACTAGATGCCATTGTCATTGGCAGTGGAATTGGTGGTCTTGGGGTGGCGGTGCTGCTGGCTAAGGTTGGAAAGCGGGTCCTGGTTCTGGAGCAACATGATCGGGCTGGAGGCTGCTGCCACACCTTCACAGAGAAAGGCTTTGAGTTTGACGTGG GTATCCACTACATCGGGGACCTGTTGGAACATAAGCCCTTCCGCTGCATGCTTGACCAGCTGACCAATGGTCAGCTGCAGTGGGAGCCACTGGACAACCCCTTTGACCAGGTGGTGTTGGGCCCTCCTGGAAACAGGCGCACCTACCCCATCTACAGTGGCAGGAACCGTTTCCCTGACGAGCTGAAGAAGTTCTTTCCTGGGGAGGAGGCGGCCATCGATGAGTACATGAGGCTGGTGAAG AAAGCAGGACACAAGATTTGGTTCCTGGGTCTGCTGAAGCTCATTCCTGTCCCCCTGGCCAAGTTCCTGGTGTACACAGGCCTGGCCAATCGTCTGTCATTCTTCTTCCGCATGGCGTCTCGCAGCGTGACAGAGGTGGTCAACGAGCTGACTAAGAACAATGACCTCAGGGTCATCTTCAGCTACATTTTTGGCACTTACG GTAACATGCCCAAGGATGCCAGCTTCTCCATGCACAGCCTGATGGTCTGCCACTACCTGACTGGTGCCTGGTACCCAATAGGAGGAGCCAGTGAGATTGCCTATCACATGATCCCTATCGTTGAGAAAGCCGGGGGGGCCGTACTCGTCCGCGCCCCTGTCAACCGCATCCTGTTCAACGACAACAAGGAGGCTATTG GTGTGAGCGTGATGAAGGGTCAGGAGGAGATCCATGTGCATGTTCCAATGGTCATCTCCAACGCCGGCATCTTCAACACCTACAAGCAGCTGCTGCCTAAGGAACTCCAGGACATGCCAG CCATCCAGAAGCAGCTTGGTATGATGAAAAACGGGGCGGGAGGTCTGAGCATCTTCCTGGGCCTGACTGGAACCAAGGAGGACCTGGGCCTCAAAGCAGATAACTACTGGATCTTCACAGAGCACAACATGGATGAACT GGTTGAGACCTATCTGAAGGGTAACAGGGAGGAGTCAGCGAAAAGTGTTCCCATCCTCTTTGTTGCCTCTCCATCAGCCAAAGATCCCACCTGGGAGGAACGATCACCAG GCAAGTCCACCCTGAGTCTGGTGAGCTTTGCTAACTATGAGTGGTTTGAGGAGTGGAAGGATGACAAGGTGACCAACAGAGGGACTGATTACAAGGAGCTGAAGCAGATATTCTGTGACTCGATTCTGGAGGTGGTGATGAGTGTCTTCCCCAAGATTACCAGGGACAAG GTTGAGTTCATCGAGGCTGGAACACCCATAACAAACACACATTACATTGGAGCCCCAAAAGGGGAGATCTATGGAGCGGACCATGGCACAGCTCGTTTCAGCGCTGAGTGCAATGCCACCGTGAGGCCCCAGACACCCCTGAAGAACCTCTACCTCACAG GTcaggatgtgtttgtgtgtggcttTGCTGGTGCACTGGCTGGGGCTCTGACCTGTGGTTCTGTCATCCTCAACCGTAACCTGCACCTGGATGCCATCTCTCTGGCCAAGAAGACCAAACGTGTCGACACTAAGAAGTTGAAGTAG
- the cdk21 gene encoding cyclin-dependent kinase 6 yields MEVNGCDEHQNYEILAEIGEGAYGKVYKAREVRDQQRLVAVKKLNIPGHTESGIPAFMIREVALLRKIGYFNHPNIVKLLDVSAGLKNRSLDLTLVFEYIDQDLSTFLTTVPSTGLSLDKIKDVMVQLLQGLDFLHTNMLVHRDLKPENVLVSSRGEVKIADFGLARIYTYHIALTPCVVTLWYRAPEVLLHSGYMSSVDMWSAGCIFAELFLLRPLFRGYTEAQQLQKIFEVIGLPSEEDWPRESPISYSRSWCPRDPCTQLLSNLGQEENNLLLQCLEFSPTNRISASRALSHPFLVCA; encoded by the exons ATGGAGGTCAATGGGTGCGATGAACATCAGAATTATGAAATACTTGCAGAGATAGGCGAAGGCGCATATGGCAAGGTGTACAAGGCCAGAGAGGTCCGCGATCAACAGCGACTCGTAGCGGTGAAGAAGTTGAACATACCCGGACACACGGAGAGTGGGATTCCTGCTTTCATGATCCGAGAGGTGGCGCTCTTGCGTAAGATCGGGTATTTCAACCATCCCAACATTGTAAA GTTGTTGGACGTATCTGCTGGTCTGAAGAACAGGAGTTTGGACCTGACGCTGGTGTTTGAGTACATCGACCAAGACCTGTCTACCTTCCTCACCACGGTCCCCAGCACTGGACTGAGTCTTGACAAAATTAAG GATGTGATGGTGCAGCTGCTGCAGGGGCTGGACTTCCTGCACACCAACATGCTGGTGCACCGCGACCTGAAGCCGGAGAATGTACTGGTTAGTAGCCGTGGAGAGGTGAAGATCGCTGACTTTGGGCTGGCACGCATCTACACCTATCACATCGCCCTTACACCCTGT gtGGTGACACTGTGGTACAGGGCCCCCGAGGTGCTGCTCCACTCTGGTTACATGTCCTCCGTGGACATGTGGAGCGCTGGCTGCATTTTTGCCGAACTGTTCCTTTTGAGGCCGTTGTTCCGTGGATACACTGAGGCTCAGCAGCTCCAGAAAATCTTTGA GGTGATTGGCTTGCCCAGCGAGGAGGACTGGCCCAGGGAGAGCCCCATCTCATACTCCCGTAGCTGGTGCCCCAGAGACCCCTGCACCCAGCTCTTATCCAACCTGGGCCAGGAGGAGAACAACCTACTCCTT CAATGTCTAGAGTTCAGCCCGACCAATCGCATCTCAGCTTCCAGAGCCCTCTCCCACCCTTTCCTGGTGTGCGCCTGA